In the genome of Dermacentor andersoni chromosome 3, qqDerAnde1_hic_scaffold, whole genome shotgun sequence, one region contains:
- the LOC126520910 gene encoding uncharacterized protein codes for MTSAMLVVCTLLFLASRSDAADGNAGNDNTQCNDNDVLLADSNCMVICNGSVSANNHKAADGTKCRISEKENSAPPTELSKVASYGTCRNNSCTQLGANGTSNSSNKTGPKVNATASAGNASSVTPGSSNLTEEKVSSANSATTSNKNESTAAATEVTGTATSAGNATATPSTTAAPNSTGGAPDANATTPAANGSSRLVSAASSDVLGVALAVGALLLRAP; via the exons ATGACCTCAGCCATGCTCGTCGTGTGCACCTTGCTCTTCCTCG CTTCCAGAAGCGATGCCGCAGATGGCAATGCCGGAAATGACAATACGCAATGCAACGACAACGACGTCCTCCTG GCGGACAGCAACTGCATGGTGATATGCAACGGAAGTGTGTCTGCGAACAACCACAAAGCCGCAGATGGAACGAAGTGCCGGATTTCTGAA AAAGAGAATAGTGCGCCGCCCACGGAGCTATCCAAAGTGGCATCTTACGGGACCTGCCGGAACAACAGTTGTACGCAGCTTGGTGCCAACGGAACCTCAAATTCGAGCAACAAAACGGGCCCCAAGGTCAATGCCACGGCCAGTGCAGGAAACGCATCCTCTGTTACCCCCGGAAGCTCAAATCTGACTGAAGAAAAGGTCTCCAGTGCCAACTCGGCGACCACTTCTAATAAAAACGAGTCAACTGCAGCTGCCACCGAGGTCACCGGGACGGCCACGAGCGCCGGCAATGCCACGGCGACACCGTCGACCACCGCTGCCCCAAATAGTACGGGGGGCGCACCAGACGCTAACGCCACCACCCCGGCCGCCAACGGCTCGAGCCGACTCGTCAGCGCCGCCAGCAGCGACGTGCTGGGCGTCGCACTCGCCGTCGGCGCGCTCCTCTTGCGCGCCCCGTAG